A region of the Leptospiraceae bacterium genome:
GGTATTACTCGCTGTAATTTCCTCTATGTATGCAGTCTATCATGGACCGGAAGGAATTAAACATATCGCTACTCGAATTCATTTGCTTACTTCTATTCTTGCAAAGGGAATTGAGTCGCTTGGATTTAAAATCAATACTGCAAATTATTTCGATACCATTTCTATTGCTGCGGATAAAGGCACACAATCCGAAATTCGTGCACTTGCAGAATCTAAAAACGTAAATCTTCGCTACGAAGAAAACTCGATTGGAATTTCTTTAGATGAAACTGTAAGCAAAGAAGATATTCTTACACTGCTTTCCGTATTTAATAAAGGCGTAGCGGTTAATGTAAATATTGCGGCAGACACCGTATCTTATAATTTTCAGAAGTCACTCGTTAGAACCAGCAAATACCTGACTCATCCTGTATTTAATACTTATCACACTGAAACAAAAATTTTGCGTTATATCCGCAAACTTGAATCTAGAGATGTGAGTCTCACTCATTCTATGATTCCACTTGGTTCTTGCACGATGAAACTAAATGCTGCTACTGAAATGCTTCCTTTAACTTGGCCTGAAGTTTCTAAGCTTCATCCATTTGTGCCAGAAGCGCAAACTCGTGGTTATCTAGAAATGTTTTCTCAATTAGAAAAATGGCTTTGTGAAATCACTGGATTTAAAGCAATTTCACTTCAACCAAATGCAGGCTCTCAAGGAGAATACGCGGGATTACTCGCTATTCGAGATTACCATTTAGCTAAGAATCAGGGGCATAGAACTGTTTGCCTCATTCCAACATCTGCTCATGGAACAAACCCTGCGTCTGCTGTGATGGCAGGATTTAAAGTAATCGTAACTGCTTGTGATGAAAATGGAAATATCGATGTCGCTGATCTAAAAGAAAAAGCTGAGAAGTATAAGAACGAACTTGGTGCGTTGATGATTACTTATCCTTCTACTCACGGTGTATTCGAAGCAACGATCAAAGAAATTTGTGAAATCATTCACGTCAATGGTGGACAGGTTTATATGGACGGAGCAAACATGAATGCACAGGTGGGATTAACCAGTCCCGGTGAAATTGGTGCGGACGTTTGCCATTTAAACTTACACAAAACATTCTGTATACCACACGGTGGTGGTGGACCCGGTGTAGGACCTATCGGAGTTGCGGCTCACCTAGTTCCATTTCTTCCAGGACATGCGTTAGTCGATAACGGAAGCAAACGAAATACAAATTCAGTAACTAGTGCACCTTGGGGTAGTGCAAGTATAACAACAATTTCTTGGATATACATTGCTATGCTTGGTGGAGAAGGTTTAACATATGCAACCAAGATGGCAATTCTCAACGCTAACTATGTTGCAAAACGTTTAGAGTCTTATTATCCTGTTCTCTATCGCGGTAATAAGGACTTAGTCGCTCATGAGTGTATTATCGATGTTAGACGCTATAAGGCGAGCGCAAAAGTAGAAGTAGACGATATTGCAAAACGTCTTATGGACTTTGGATTTCACGCTCCTACTATGTCCTGGCCTGTTCCTGGAACTCTCATGATTGAACCAACGGAAAGCGAGTCTAAAGAAGAGCTAGATAAATTCTGTGATGCTATGATTGCCATCCATAAAGAAATCAAAGACATCGAAGCTAAGAAGCTAGACGAACTAGACAATCCTCTCAAGAACGCACCGCACACTGCTAAGATGGTCATCTCTGATAAATGGGATCATCTCTACTCCCGTGAGTTAGCCGCTTATCCGCTTGCCTATCTTCGTGAGCACAAATACTGGCCTGTTGTAGGTCGTGTGGATAATGTGTATGGAGATAGAAATCTGGTTTGTGCTTGTTTGCCTCTCGAGAGTTATAGCGAGTAATATAGGATTAACACCCTACTTCTTCGCAAAATACAATTCAAGTATTTCATGATAGCGCAAGTAGCCGACGAATTCGTTTTCTTCGTTGACGATAGGCGCTTTATCTAGGTGCTTTTCTTTGAGTAGATTGAGGGCATCACCGATGCTCTCTTCTAGTCGAATGGGATGAATGAGAGAAATGGATGACTTGAATTGTTTTTTATTTTCGATACGAGTCAATTGCAAAGAAGTAATCATTCCTACATATTTATTTTGGGAATCAACGACTACGAAATCTTTATCATCGAACTTGATTAATTCTTTTTTAATACTACTGAGCGGTTTATCGAGAGAAACCACAAGAGAATGTAAAAGGAATTTCTTGTAGCGGAAAACAGGCATTGTCTTCAAGACATCTGTCTGTATATCCCATGCGTGTGCGGGAGAGTGAAAGCGGTTATGTGTTTGTGCTTGGTAGAGGTTGAATTTTTTGGATAGCAATACAACTAGAATGGAACAAAGCATAAGAGGTGGAAGCAATACATAACTTCCGATCATTTCACAAATCATAATCATGGCAGCGATAGGCGCACTTGCGATACCCGCATAAAAAGCTCCCATTCCCACTAAGACGAAGCTTTGGTAATGTGCAGAGTCTAATTGATAGTAGACTCCAACAAATTCTGCTGTAAGCATTCCAATTGAGCCACCTAGAAATAAAGAGGGACCAAAGATTCCTCCTGATCCGCCAGAGGCAATTGTAAAACTTGTTGCGATTACTTTAAATCCTATCACGAATAAAATGAAATAGATTAAATCTAACTTTGCAAAGGTTGAGCGTAGTCCTGATTCTAAAAGAAATTTATGAATAAAATTCTCTCCCGTTCCTGAAACAATAGGAAAGAATAAATAAATAATTCCGCATACTAACCCACCGATAGCGGGTTTTAAAGGAGGATAGATTTTCCATTTAGCAAAAAAGGCTCTTAGCGTCTTAATGAAATTAACCAATAAAAATCCTATTAGAAAACAAATAAAACCGAGTATAGGGTAAAATGGTAAGTATGCGACAGACAATTCATCGAGTGGAAATAAATCTCTATGTATGACGCCAAAGAAACTCAATAAAAAATAAGCTGATACAGACGAAATGATAGAAGGAATCAGAGCATCACTTTCTAAATCTTCTTTGTAGACCATCTCTATTGCGGTTAACGCACCACCAAGAGGCGCTTGGAATATTGTTCCCAGAGATGCACTGACTCCGGCAAGGAGCATAGTTCTTCTTGCTCGTGCACCTCCGCCGAAAAAATCATTGATCGATGAACCTATGCTTGCTCCTATTTGCGCGGCAGGTCCTTCTTTACCGGCACTTCCGCCTAGAGAGAGTGTAAGAATTGTAACGATTGATTTATAGACAGAAACTCTTCCGCGCATCTCTCCATCTCTGTTATGAAAGGCATCCAATACATTGTCTATCCCGTTGCCCTTAGCCTCAGGACAATAGTAATGCGTGATAAATCCAACCAATAAACCACCTAATACCGGTAGAAATAGATACTGCCAGTTGAACCCTTGCGTTAAATATGAGTTAGCCGATACATTTAGGAATGGAAAAAAGTTTTCGGCGTAGGAAAGAATTTTTGAGAATAGGATGATGAAGCATCCGGTTATAATTCCTGTCAGAAAGGAAATGAAATATATATGAATACTATTTTTTATTTTTAACATTATTACTTATTTTATTGGTAATGAGACTTGCCACGGAGGCGCAGAGACACGGAGTAAGGTTCATTGTTGAATTTGAATTGTCTCAGTATAATATCAGAAATAAACTTACTAAATTCTCTGCGTCTCCGTGCCTCTGTGGCAAAATAATCACCCAGCTACATACATCGATTCAACTAATATATCAGGGACTTTCATTGAGCTAAAGGAGTCATTGTATTCATTAGAAAGTCCGCGAATGAGAGGAAGTAAATCAAAGTAGTTTGAATTGAGTGTGATGCGGTCAATCGGTCTTATGCGCTTTCCGTTTTGATAGAGAAATCCTTGCACTCCAATAGAAATTTCTCCAGAGATAGCAGAGCATCCCGATGATCCTTCTAGCTTTGTTACATAAATGCATTCAGGATAAACGGCTAATAGCTCTTCGAGGCTCTTAGTTCCTTTGTCTACAATTAGATTGGATGTCCCGGTGCCTGCTTTGCCGGCATAAGAGCGACTTCCATTTCCTGTCGGTGCAATTCCTGCTTTCTTAGAAGATTCTAAATTGTAGAGAAATGTTTGTAAGACTCCATTCTTGATAATGGGAGTAATCTTTGTTGCAACACCTTCACTGTCAAAAAGTCTAGATCCAGGGAATCCCGGCAAATGAGGATTACACGTCATGTTAAAATCATCAACTGAAATCTTTTGATTGATTTTGTCGGCTAATCGGGATTGTCCTTTCTGAACTAATTCAGCGTAATAAGGAGCTAGAAACATACCGATGATTCCAGAACTCACTCGATTGGAAAATACAACAGGATATTGTTTGCTTTCAACTGGCTCTGCGCCTAATAGTTCCAGTGCTCGCTCTACTGCTTTTTTTGACATATAGTCTGTATTAAAAATAGAATAAGACCTTCCCCCGTTGGAGTAAACTCCCATTTTGCTAGAATCGCCTTCTTTGGCTACTACACCTAGACCTGCGGATACCGCGTTAGCCCGCTTTGCATAATTAACACCTTTAGAATTTTGAATTACAGAACGACCGGAAGATTTAGATACTCCTAAGAAAGGAACATTTACAATCTTCTTGTCTTGGCTAAGAGCGATTTGCTCCAATTCCATTCCTAGTTTTATCATTTGATCAAAGCTGATTTTATCTACTTCTTCTTTATAGCTTTCTAAATCTAGATCAAGTAGCTTGACTCCTTCGGGTAAGTCTAATTCCATTTTGTCTGTGATTTTGGAATGAGCCGTTGCATCTATTACTGCTTGCTTAATTGCTTCCATGGAAAATTTTTCTGTGTAGGCAATACCGGGACGACCATCTCTAAAAAGTCTAATTCCAATTCCTCTAGAGCTCGCGATTTCTGTGCTCTTTACTTTTCCTTCGAATACTTCTACGCCCGATTCATCGGATTCTACGCCAATCACGTCGAAGCTATCTGCTGTTTGCCGCTTAGCTTCTGCACTCATAAATTCTACTGCTTCTTCTAATTTCATTATCTACCACCCACTAAAATTTCATCTACTTTTATACTTGGCTGACCTACTGTTACAGGAATAGAACCAGATGAAGCACCGCACATACCCGCTGTAATCTCCAAGTCATCTCCCACCATAGAAATTTTTGGCAGTATTTCATGACCCTTTCCTATTAACGTTGCTCCTCTGACTGGAACGGTTATCTTTCCGTCTTTAATTAGATATCCTTCTTCCACGGCAAAGTTGAATTCGCCGGTAGCAGGATTCACAGAGCCACCACCCATTTTCTTTGCATAAAGTCCGTCTTTAATAGAAAGAATCATTTGCTCGAATTTGTCTTTTCCTCTGTCGATGTAAGTATTTCTCATACGTGACACCGGCGCATAATGGTAAGATTCCCGTCGTGCTGATCCAGTTCTTCGCACCCCTGTTTCCATTGCGCCGACTTTGTCTGAGAGATAGTTTTTTAAAATTCCATTTTCAATGAGAACTGTTTTTTCTACCGGATAACCCTCATCATCCACATTGATTGAACCCCATGAATAAGGAATGGCTCCTTCGTCTATCGCTGTCACAGAAGAGTGAGCAATTTGCTGACCCAATTTATCACAGAAAGGAGACGCTTTTTTACGAATAGCTTCCGTTTCAAGCGGATGGCCACATGCCTCGTGAAAGATTACTCCACCAAATCCATTTCCCATAACGACTGGCATTTTACGACCGGTTGCATATCCAGCGGATAACATAAGTAAGGCTCTCTCTGTTGCTGTCTTTGCGTAACTTGCAACATCTAGAGACTCAAAGAATTCAAATCCTCTTTGTGCGCCAGGTGATTCTCCAGCAGAAAACATTTCTCCTCCATCTTGTGCTGTTACGGACATTGAGAAGCGAGAGAGAACACGGAAGTCTTTTACCATTAGCCCCTCGCTATTAAAAATAATAATATTTGATACAGCATCAAAAGCGCGTGCACTCACTTGTGCAATCTTAGGAGAGATAGCGCGAGCTGTTTCGTCTGCTAGTTTTAAGATAGATAATTTCTTTTCTTGTCCAACTTTTCTCGGGTCGAGGGTAACAGTGTGTATGCTTGGAAAGAATTTCTCTTGTAGATGAATTAGTTTGCCCGCTTGACTTGAGTCTCTAGTTTCTGATTTTGTTTTGGATAATGCTTCGATGAGTTGAAGCAAATGCTCTTCGTCATCGTTACTTGTATTTGCATAGAACACTTCTGTTCCGTAGATCATTCGAATTCCGATACCATAATCAGTTCCTGCACTTGCAGTCTCCACCTTACGGTTGTTATACGCTACAGACGCACCACGCGTTTCTTCTACAAATATTTCTACGAAGTCTGCTTTTTTATCAAGCCCAGCTTGAATGATTTTCTCTGCCTTTCTCTCGTCCATTGATTACTCCATAAGTGTTAGACCATTTTGAAACTAAACAGACTAGTCTTTCTGTCGAGTGAAAATTTTTTTAGAAATCCTGTCAGTAAAGGTAAGATATTCTTCGTGAGCGGCTAATCGAAACTAAACTGAACGAAATAAATAGTGCATGTGTCCTAGACATAGCGGTTGTAGAAAATCTTGCGATAATTGAACAGGTTAGTTTTGGTAACCTGTATAAAACCACCGAAGAATTACAGGTCATATAGAAAACTTGCAGTTCTTCTTGCAGTTCATCTATACTCTCAAAATTCCAAGACTAAGGATGGACTGCAACATGAACCGCAACTTGAACTGCAAGGAAGGGATAAGCGCTGTATAAAAAAACTCATAGATTGCTCTTTACCTGCCAATTAAATTCTCTTGCAATCTTAGCTATTTGAAAAAAAATTAATTTTAGGAGTAATTATATGAGACCATTTAAAGTTTTAGGAATTCAACAAGTTGCAATCGGAAATGAGAGCAAGGATAAACTCAGCAAGTTCTGGGGCGACATCATGGGACTAACAAAAGTCCATGCTTACAAAAGTGAAAAAGAAAACGTAGACGAAGATATTTATCGGATCGGAAATGGGGCTTTTGCAGTAGAAGTCGATTTAATGATGCCGATTGACGCAAACAAAAGTCCCAAAGTTCACGATCCAAAATTAAACCATATCGGATTGTGGATTGATGATTTACAAGCTTGCGTTAAATGGCTAACAGAGCAAGGAGTTCGTTTTACTCCAGGTGGAATTCGCAAAGGTGCCGGTGGATTTGATGTTTGTTTTATTCATCCAAAGGGTAATGAAGAGTTTCCTCTCTGCTCGGAGGGTGTGCTTGTTGAACTTGTGCAAGCACCTGAAGATGTAATTAAAGCATTTAGTAGCATTGCATAATTTTTCTTATCAAAAGAATTTTCGTTCGTAAGTAAACTAAAAAAGTCAAAAACTCGCTTTTGCTTGCACTTTGGTAAGCAAAAGCAATCCTTTTAGTAAATAATCAGTATTCTCCCTTCTATTATGTCTTATATCTGCTTAACTGCGTAAGTTTTGCAAAAAAATATCTCTAACTTTTATTTCTGATTTGTAAAAGTTCTACCATTTAAGAAAAAAGTTTAATCATCATACTCTAAGTTGTCCTATGGTTATAAGATAATGCAATGTATGGATGATAAAACTTTTTTGGAAGGGCTAATTCGTATGTATCAATCTAACGTAAAGATAAAAGAGACAGATAAAAATTTAGATGGCTCCTATTTCAGTAAATCAGAAATTCTTGAAATTATTTCCGCAATGAAAGAGAACTACAATCATCTTATCTGGTTCAAGCTTCTATATTCGTTTGGAATGAATTTGCAAGAGCTTGTAAATTTGAAAGTGAGAGATGTTGATTTCGAGAATGCTAGCCTCAGAATAAATTCAGGTAAGCGCTCTACTCCCCGGAATTCCGACATTCCCCAATCATTGGTCCAAGAATTAAGGCTGCATTGTAATCATAAGTCTCCTGATGCTTATGTATTTCATGGAAGAAATGGAAAGCTTCATACCCGAACCATTCAAAAGGCTTTGGAGAAAATCGAGCAGCGAATAAATAAACAAATTACCATTGCAAAGCTTAGAAAAAGCATTGCAGTTCATTTATGTCAAAATGGATGGGATTACAGTGAGATTGGTTCATTCTTAGGACATTCAAGTTATCGCGCGACGCGTAATCTGCTGGGTCAGCCGAGAGGTCATTACAGATCCACTGCTCAAACGATAGATGATATTTTTCAATAAGTTATTTTAGTTTACAAGACTTGAACAATTGTTAAAAAACATCTTGACAATTAATTTATTGGAAAAACACTATTTGACTAAGAATGATTTTCTAGTAGAAGCTCAGTTGCTTTGGTATTGAGTTCTATTTTTGAAATTAATTGCTCAGGAGATTCCTTTGGATATCAAAACTCAAACAATAGGTAAGCACGTATTAGTTAAACTCGCAGGTAGGCTAGACATCACTCAGTCAGATGAAGTAGAGTCACACCTTGCGAAAGACGTACTCTCTGGAGGTGGCGATATTATAATTCATTTGGGATCCATTTCCTATATTTCCTCTTCGGGAATTCGTATTTTTGTTGGAATGGTAAGGGAACTAAATCGACAAGGTAGAAAGTTAAAACTCTGCAATATTACTCCCCCTGTTAAAAAAGTATTCGATGTAGTAGAGCTTCTAGACCTTTTTGATGTATATACAACAGAAGAGGAAGCAATCGCCTCTCTTCCATAATTTCAGAACAGTGCTTATCTAGTTTCGAAAAAAGAATCAGTATATTTGGATTCAATGAAATATAAGCACGTAGTTTTTTTCTCCCTTTTTCTTTTTTCTTTTTTTTCTATTCTATTTCATACAAACATTCCAGTGATTTGGCCGGATGAAGTTTTATTCTTTAGTCCTGCCTTTGAACTTGGGATAAATGGGATTATGCGCACTAATGTATTGAATGGATTAATTCCGGGAATGGATACGCATACTCTTTGGATGCCTCCCGCATACATTATTTTATTATCAGGTGTGTTTCATTTTTTTCCAACAGAATTACTTACTGCAAGACTCTTTAGTTCTTTCATTAGTCTTGGTTCCATACTTCTTGTTTATAGAATCTGTTTGCAATATCAGTTCTCTTTTAAGCGAACTAGTTTGGTATTATTGTTGTTAGCCTCTGATTTTCTTTTTTTGAAATTTTCCCATACGGCTCGCATGGAAAGTCTTTGCTTATTCTTTGCACTATTGGCTTTTTACTTTATACTGCGTAGTGCAGGCGTCTCCCTTCGTAAGGACTTGATTAATCAAGTCCTTACGAAGGGAGACGCCTCTACGAAACCAACGAGATTTGACATCTTTCTTTCCGGTATCTGTCTTTCTTTTTCTTTCTTGTCTCATCCATTTGGGATTGTGCATTCTATTCCAGTATTGTTTTTATTATACCAGAGAAATGCTTTAACGATTCAGAATTTAGCTCTGTATGCAATCGCAGGCTTATTGCCAATAGCCGCTTGGGGAGTTTACGTTGTTCCTAACTGGGAATTATTCATTGTTCAGTTTGGTGCCCAGTTGTCACGAAAGAATGAACTATTGGGAAAGTTTACCTGGCTTGATAAAGTGAAAATTATTTTTTCTGTCTATAAATTTCCAATGGTTAAACTGGGATTATTTGCTACAACGATTGCTTTGTTGCTCTATGGATTCATCTCACAGAAAAAGAAAGGGGATAATGCTAATAATTCTCTTTTGCTCTGGATAAAGAATTCGCCGGAAATTTTTTTCTTTGTATGGCTTTTTACTTTATTAGGGTTTTTATTTGTCTCTAGCGAGTCCTGGTATGTTTTTCATATTGTAGTTCCGTTTACTTTGTTGTTATCCGCAATGGTTGATAATAAAGAAAAGCCCATTCGTATTTTTCTTTTTATTAGCATTGTTTATAATATTTTTGTTATACTATGGGTTCCATTCAGTGTTTACTTTGTTTATAAATCTCCAGAGAAAACAAAAGAATTTTTTCTTTTAATAGAGAAAGAAATTGAGCGCAAAAACAATATTTACCTCCAAGCAATTCCTGATCCCTATTTTTATTTAAAGAAGAAATTTCCAGAAAAGACATTGCATGAGTTTATTCCCGGTGAGTTATCTGCTATCCAGGATAAGAATCCGGATGGGTCAGAAAAAAAGAGTCTTCTAAATAGATTAGGAATTGCAAAAGAGAATTATAAAATTGATGCAAATTTTTATAAAGAAACAATTCATAGGCAAGAAGTTTTTATCTTTTACAATGAGAGCCTCATGAATGACTATATTCATGCATATTTAATGAAAAATGCTGATAAATTTGAGCGTAAACTTCTCCACGTAGAAACTCCTAAGGGAAGCGATTTAAAGCTTGAGGCAGTGATTTTTGTTCAAAAGTAAAAAGCTTACCTTTTTTTGCCTATTTATTAAAATTTGTAGTCAAAAACAACTATTTCAGAGATTTGTTATTTTAAGAGTACACTTGGAGTAAGGAATGATTTTCGATAATTTATATGCTCTCTTTTCAAATGACATGGGTATCGACCTAGGTACTGCGAATACGCTTGTACATGTCAAAGGTCAGGGCATTGTTCTATCAGAGCCCAGCGTTGTTGCAGTTCAGGCGTCCACAGGTAAGGTTTTAGCTGTAGGCCAAGAGGCGAAGCGTATGCTTGGTAGGACTCCAGGTGATATCGTCGCAATTCGACCAATGAAAGACGGTGTAATCGCCGATTTCGAGACAGTCGAAAAAATGATTCGTTATTTTATTGCTAAAGTTCATAATCGCACGACCTTCGTTAAACCTAGAATCGTAATTGGTGTCCCTTCTGGGATTACTGAGGTAGAAAGACGTGCTGTTCGTGAGTCTGCTGAGCAGGCTGGAGCACGCGAGATATTCTTAATTGAAGAAGCTCTTGCGGCCGCTATTGGCGCTAATGTCCCTATACACGAGCCTGCTGGAAATATGATTGTAGATATAGGTGGGGGAACTACCGAAATCGCTGTAATTTCTCTTGGTGGTATGGTAATCGCAGAATCCATCCGAACAGGTGGAGACGAATTCGATGAAGCCATCATCAAACATCTACGTAACCAATACAACTTAGTAATCGGGGATAGAACCGCTGAAGACATTAAGCTTACCATCGGAAACGCTTACATGGATAAGCGAACTGATACAATGGAAGTAAAAGGTAGAGATGCAATTTCCGGTTTACCTAGAACTCTCGAACTTGACAGTAACGAAATCAGAAAGGCTCTCAAAGAACCAACCGATCAAATTTTAGATGGTGTAAAGCGTGTTCTTGAAAAAACACCACCTGAACTTTCTGCTGATATAGTAGAGCGTGGAATTATTTTAACAGGCGGCGGATGCCTGCTTCGTGGTTTGGAGTATTTTATTTCTAGAGAAACTGGTGTTCCTGTGTTCCGTGCAGAGAATCCATTGACCTGCGTCGTATTAGGAACAGGTAAATATCTAGACGAATTAAAATACATCAAGCGTGGAGTTAAGTAAGATTGCTCCAATATGCTATGGGATAGACTTAGTCAACTTCGAGAATTCATTTCTGTCCTATTTTGCATCCTTTTCTCTATTTCTTCCTTGATCTGGAATGGCAACCTTGTTGTAAAAGGGGTTGCTAGCACTCAGACAGTCAGCAATGCAGTATCCTCTTCCATTGACTCCTTTGGAAGTTTCTTCAAAAGTGCTTATAACAAATTAGAATCGTATGAATCAGTTCGTAAAGAGCGAGATTCTTATGCAAAGTTAATTGAGGAATACAAGGTGTTGCCGCAAGACATTAATGCCTTACGTGCCGAAAATGATTTACTCAGAAAGGAGCTTGGCTTTGCGCCTAAGATCGAGTATCCTTATATTAAAGCCGAAGTCCTCTCCATACGGCTAAACTCTATTTACCGCATTATTATTATCAATAAAGGAAAAGATGCTGGAATTCGTCCTTATATGCCTGTGATAGGACGTGCTATTGATGAGTCAAATGGTCAAGTGATCCAAGCCTTAGTCGGTAAAGTAATTGCTGTAAACAATGGCACGAGCGTGGTGCAACCGATTATTAATTCTAATTTTACAATGGGTGTTCAAATTCCGAAGACAAATTTCTGGGCAACTCTTTCAGGCAATTCAGGGAGAGGAATGGAAGCCGTTCTTAATTACATTGACAATGGATTTATAATTGATCCAAAGCTCATTACAGGAAAACAAATTGGACCTAGCCTACCTACTAGTGAAGCAAGTTTTATTGATTCATTTGGTAACTTAGGCAAACCAGTATTTTCCTCTTCCAGTGGTGGAGTATTTCCGGCTGCTATTCCTGTTGGAATTATTGCAGAAGAAGGACCACGCTCCGGTTCATTCAAAACTGCTTATATAAAGCCATATATCCGATTTGAAGAGTTGCAATTTGTGTCTGTAATCAAGAAGACTCCTGATAAATGGGTAGAAGATTGGCCTGAAGAAAAAAGTATTTCTATTGAAAATCCTTACTTCGGTGAGTTAAATTTCCCGGGTGAAATTTTAGAAAGCAAAGAAGCAGGGAGCAAAGACAAAAAGCCATTACCCGCTCCAGCACCTCAGCCTATACCAGTTCCAAAGAAAATAGAAATTAAGCCGGTTAATCCAACGACTCCTGTAATTCCAAAAGAAAAAAAGAAACTATCTACAGATACCGATGATAGTGATGAAATGCTTCGTAAGTTAGAGGATACAAATCAATGATCTTAGAACGAATCGTAATAGGAATAGGAATATTGCTTGCGCATGTATTGAACGGGACAAATCTTTTTGATATTGGCACTGCAATTAAACCTGATTTTATGATTCTTCTCGTAATCTTTTTTGCTCTTCGTAAGGGAGGAATGAGTGGATTATGGATTGGATTTATCGGAGGACTTTTGACGGATGCAGCACTGGGTGGAGAAGAAGGAATTGGTGGTAAGGTATTTTATAAAATAGGGATTCATTCTTTAAGCTTTTCCATTATTGGATATTTGTTAGGAAAATTCGGAAGAATATCTTACAATGAAAACTTTGTATCCATTTCTATATTTGCATTTTTCTTAACTCTTGCAGCTCGTGGATTAACATATATGCTTTTTAGTTTTTTCTTTCATCCAAATCTCAACTATTCATTCGTAGCAACCTCCATTTATAACGCAGCCATTGCACCACTAACGTTTTTTACATTGTCATGGGTATATAATTTAGATCCTACGTCTTCAGAGGGAATTAGATAGTGTCAAGAAATTCAACCTCGTCGATTGAGTTTAAACTTGAGCAGGGATTTAGATATCGTCTGTATTTTTTTACGGGGCTAATTTTATTTACCCTCATTGCATTCATATTACAACTATTCAATTTACAAATCATCAATGGAAGTGAAAACTCTTTAAAGGCAGAAAGGTTTGTAAGACGAAGTGAATCCTTGCCAGCAGCACGCGGTCAAGTGTATGATAGAAATTTTATCAATCCAGAAATGTCTACACAGCATATGCTGATTTCCAATTCTGCTTCCTTAGATGTTATAGTCAATTCAGGTTTACTAAAAAATAATCCACAGCGGATAAAAGAGTTTATGCTCGTATTCTATAAGACTCTTTCCATTCCTGAGGCTTATTATGCAGATGAAATTAAAGAGCCAAAGTTTACTAAGAAAGTAAAATCGAAAATTCCAATTGTTTTATTACAAGGTATTTCCTCTGAGCAACACGAAAGAATTTC
Encoded here:
- a CDS encoding TldD/PmbA family protein, with translation MDERKAEKIIQAGLDKKADFVEIFVEETRGASVAYNNRKVETASAGTDYGIGIRMIYGTEVFYANTSNDDEEHLLQLIEALSKTKSETRDSSQAGKLIHLQEKFFPSIHTVTLDPRKVGQEKKLSILKLADETARAISPKIAQVSARAFDAVSNIIIFNSEGLMVKDFRVLSRFSMSVTAQDGGEMFSAGESPGAQRGFEFFESLDVASYAKTATERALLMLSAGYATGRKMPVVMGNGFGGVIFHEACGHPLETEAIRKKASPFCDKLGQQIAHSSVTAIDEGAIPYSWGSINVDDEGYPVEKTVLIENGILKNYLSDKVGAMETGVRRTGSARRESYHYAPVSRMRNTYIDRGKDKFEQMILSIKDGLYAKKMGGGSVNPATGEFNFAVEEGYLIKDGKITVPVRGATLIGKGHEILPKISMVGDDLEITAGMCGASSGSIPVTVGQPSIKVDEILVGGR
- a CDS encoding VOC family protein translates to MRPFKVLGIQQVAIGNESKDKLSKFWGDIMGLTKVHAYKSEKENVDEDIYRIGNGAFAVEVDLMMPIDANKSPKVHDPKLNHIGLWIDDLQACVKWLTEQGVRFTPGGIRKGAGGFDVCFIHPKGNEEFPLCSEGVLVELVQAPEDVIKAFSSIA
- a CDS encoding tyrosine-type recombinase/integrase — translated: MDDKTFLEGLIRMYQSNVKIKETDKNLDGSYFSKSEILEIISAMKENYNHLIWFKLLYSFGMNLQELVNLKVRDVDFENASLRINSGKRSTPRNSDIPQSLVQELRLHCNHKSPDAYVFHGRNGKLHTRTIQKALEKIEQRINKQITIAKLRKSIAVHLCQNGWDYSEIGSFLGHSSYRATRNLLGQPRGHYRSTAQTIDDIFQ
- a CDS encoding STAS domain-containing protein, which produces MDIKTQTIGKHVLVKLAGRLDITQSDEVESHLAKDVLSGGGDIIIHLGSISYISSSGIRIFVGMVRELNRQGRKLKLCNITPPVKKVFDVVELLDLFDVYTTEEEAIASLP
- a CDS encoding phospholipid carrier-dependent glycosyltransferase, with amino-acid sequence MKYKHVVFFSLFLFSFFSILFHTNIPVIWPDEVLFFSPAFELGINGIMRTNVLNGLIPGMDTHTLWMPPAYIILLSGVFHFFPTELLTARLFSSFISLGSILLVYRICLQYQFSFKRTSLVLLLLASDFLFLKFSHTARMESLCLFFALLAFYFILRSAGVSLRKDLINQVLTKGDASTKPTRFDIFLSGICLSFSFLSHPFGIVHSIPVLFLLYQRNALTIQNLALYAIAGLLPIAAWGVYVVPNWELFIVQFGAQLSRKNELLGKFTWLDKVKIIFSVYKFPMVKLGLFATTIALLLYGFISQKKKGDNANNSLLLWIKNSPEIFFFVWLFTLLGFLFVSSESWYVFHIVVPFTLLLSAMVDNKEKPIRIFLFISIVYNIFVILWVPFSVYFVYKSPEKTKEFFLLIEKEIERKNNIYLQAIPDPYFYLKKKFPEKTLHEFIPGELSAIQDKNPDGSEKKSLLNRLGIAKENYKIDANFYKETIHRQEVFIFYNESLMNDYIHAYLMKNADKFERKLLHVETPKGSDLKLEAVIFVQK
- a CDS encoding rod shape-determining protein, with the protein product MIFDNLYALFSNDMGIDLGTANTLVHVKGQGIVLSEPSVVAVQASTGKVLAVGQEAKRMLGRTPGDIVAIRPMKDGVIADFETVEKMIRYFIAKVHNRTTFVKPRIVIGVPSGITEVERRAVRESAEQAGAREIFLIEEALAAAIGANVPIHEPAGNMIVDIGGGTTEIAVISLGGMVIAESIRTGGDEFDEAIIKHLRNQYNLVIGDRTAEDIKLTIGNAYMDKRTDTMEVKGRDAISGLPRTLELDSNEIRKALKEPTDQILDGVKRVLEKTPPELSADIVERGIILTGGGCLLRGLEYFISRETGVPVFRAENPLTCVVLGTGKYLDELKYIKRGVK